One genomic segment of Deltaproteobacteria bacterium includes these proteins:
- a CDS encoding class I fructose-bisphosphate aldolase: MNIGRITELLGKESDSLLTHVCKGIPKEQLHLPGPTHLDEMFGPSDRNGQVLVSLQRLYAGGRLGGTGFVSILPIDQGIEHSAAASFAPNPAYMDPENIVKLAIEGGCNGVASTLGVLGLVSRKYAHKIPFIVKINHNELLTYPNKHEQILFAQVEQAWNMGAACVGATIYFGSDDAGREIVEISEAFHHAHELGLGTILWCYLRNSAFTKDGVDHHTAADLTGQANHLGVTIQADIIKQKLPTHNGGYNALKFGKTHKLVYDKLCTEHPVDLVRWQAANCYMGRCPLINSGGASSGEGDLAEAVRTAVVNKRGGGAGLISGRKAFQRPMKEGVELLQAIQDVYLCKDVTVA; encoded by the coding sequence ATGAACATCGGACGAATCACCGAGCTGCTCGGCAAGGAGTCGGACAGCTTGCTGACGCACGTGTGCAAGGGGATCCCCAAGGAGCAGCTTCACCTGCCGGGGCCGACCCACCTCGACGAGATGTTCGGGCCGTCGGATCGCAACGGGCAGGTGCTGGTCAGCCTGCAGCGCCTCTACGCCGGGGGACGGCTCGGCGGCACGGGCTTCGTCTCCATCCTCCCCATCGACCAGGGGATCGAGCACTCGGCCGCGGCCTCCTTCGCGCCGAATCCGGCCTACATGGACCCGGAGAACATCGTGAAGCTCGCCATCGAAGGCGGGTGCAACGGCGTGGCCTCCACCCTCGGCGTGCTCGGCCTCGTGTCGCGCAAGTACGCGCACAAGATCCCCTTCATCGTGAAGATCAATCACAACGAGCTGCTCACCTACCCTAACAAGCACGAGCAGATCCTCTTCGCGCAGGTCGAGCAGGCCTGGAACATGGGGGCCGCGTGCGTCGGCGCCACGATCTACTTCGGCTCCGACGACGCGGGGCGAGAGATCGTCGAGATCTCGGAGGCCTTCCACCACGCGCACGAGCTCGGGCTCGGCACGATTCTCTGGTGCTACCTGCGCAACTCGGCCTTCACCAAGGACGGCGTGGACCACCACACGGCGGCCGACCTGACCGGGCAGGCGAACCACCTGGGCGTGACGATCCAGGCCGACATCATCAAGCAGAAGCTGCCCACCCATAACGGCGGCTACAACGCGCTCAAGTTCGGCAAGACGCACAAGCTGGTCTACGACAAGCTCTGCACCGAGCACCCGGTGGACCTCGTGCGCTGGCAGGCCGCGAACTGCTACATGGGCCGCTGCCCGCTCATCAACTCGGGCGGCGCCTCGAGCGGCGAGGGGGACCTGGCCGAGGCCGTGCGCACGGCGGTGGTGAACAAGCGCGGCGGCGGCGCGGGGCTCATCTCCGGGCGCAAGGCCTTCCAGCGGCCCATGAAGGAGGGCGTCGAGCTCCTCCAGGCCATCCAGGACGTCTACCTCTGCAAGGACGTCACCGTCGCGTAG